In Dermatophilus congolensis, a genomic segment contains:
- the gcvP gene encoding aminomethyl-transferring glycine dehydrogenase → MSTDSNRTGELSAFVGRHIGPTSTDVEQMLQTIGVSDLDALVNATMPSQIRFNDVLNIPAASSENAVLAELAEKAARNTVKDSMIGLGYYGTIMPSVIRRRVLENPAWYTAYTPYQPEISQGRLEALLNFQTMCSDLTGIDIANASLLDEGTAAGEAVTLMRRASKAAKDAVVVVDADLFPQTKSVIKTRSWPVGITVVEADLSGVTDAASLKEAAGGHEVFGVIVQYPGASGQIRDYAALAEAVHEGKGLVAAAADLLALTLLTPPGEWGADIAVGTSQRFGVPMQFGGPHAGYMVVRKGLERNMPGRLVGTSVDADGNPANRLALQTREQHIRREKATSNICTAQALLAILASMYAVYHGPAGLKKIATTVHAHARVIADKLTAAGVNVITDRFFDTLTVLVPGGAGDILLKAVAHGINVWRANDDTILLSCDETTDSDTVSRLLSAFGVKISAEEVDELVSGLLPEGKELTAALSQEWGQAFARTSAFLTAEAFNTVHSESQMLRYQRKLSDKDYALDRGMIPLGSCTMKLNAATEMEAVTWPEFANLHPFAPADQTQGIREIITDLQRWLVEITGYDAFTLQPNSGAAGELAALTAIRDYHTSRGEGERDICLIPSSAHGTNAASAGMAGFKVVVVKSTEGGEIDLEDLRSKLDKHAGKVAAIMITYPSTHGVYEDTVTTLTELVHAEGGQVYIDGANMNALVGVAKPGQFGGDASHLNLHKTFAIPHGGGGPGVGPVGVKSHLAPFLPNHPLDPSAGPQTGSGPCASAPFGSAGVLPITWAYIRLMGGRGLKQSTYSAVLNANYIAARLRDSYPVLYSNDGIVAHECILDLRKLTHDSGVTVDDVAKRLIDYGFHAPTMSFPVAGTLMVEPTESEDKEELDRFCDAMIAIRAEIQQVQDGEVAVQESVLRNAPHTAASIAGEWNHPYSREMAVFPGNVDPASKYWPPVRRIDGAFGDRNLVCTCPPMESYED, encoded by the coding sequence TTGAGCACCGATTCCAACCGCACCGGCGAGCTTTCGGCTTTCGTTGGACGCCACATCGGCCCCACGAGCACTGACGTGGAGCAGATGCTCCAGACGATCGGGGTTAGCGACCTCGATGCGCTCGTCAATGCAACGATGCCCTCACAGATCCGGTTTAACGACGTCCTTAACATCCCGGCCGCCTCGTCTGAGAACGCTGTTCTTGCCGAGCTGGCCGAGAAAGCCGCCCGTAACACGGTCAAGGATTCGATGATCGGCCTGGGCTATTACGGCACGATCATGCCTAGCGTGATCCGCCGCCGAGTGCTGGAAAACCCTGCCTGGTACACGGCGTACACGCCCTACCAGCCAGAGATCTCTCAGGGCCGTCTGGAGGCACTGCTGAACTTCCAGACGATGTGCAGTGATCTCACCGGCATCGACATCGCGAACGCATCCCTGCTTGATGAAGGAACCGCCGCAGGTGAAGCCGTGACGTTGATGCGTCGGGCCAGCAAAGCTGCCAAAGACGCGGTTGTTGTTGTCGATGCGGACCTGTTCCCGCAAACCAAGTCGGTTATCAAAACGCGTAGCTGGCCGGTAGGAATCACTGTCGTTGAGGCTGATCTCAGTGGTGTCACTGATGCTGCCTCTTTGAAGGAAGCTGCCGGCGGGCACGAGGTATTCGGTGTCATCGTCCAGTACCCCGGCGCTAGTGGCCAGATCCGTGACTACGCTGCTTTGGCTGAGGCTGTCCACGAAGGTAAAGGCCTTGTGGCTGCGGCAGCAGACCTGTTGGCGCTGACGCTGCTGACGCCCCCCGGTGAGTGGGGCGCAGACATCGCGGTAGGTACCTCGCAGCGTTTCGGTGTGCCCATGCAGTTTGGTGGACCTCACGCCGGTTACATGGTGGTACGTAAAGGCCTGGAGCGAAACATGCCTGGCCGCCTGGTCGGCACCAGTGTGGACGCTGATGGCAACCCAGCGAACCGTTTGGCTCTCCAAACTCGTGAACAGCACATCCGCCGCGAGAAAGCCACCAGCAACATCTGTACCGCGCAGGCTTTGCTGGCCATCCTTGCCTCCATGTACGCGGTTTACCACGGCCCTGCTGGGCTGAAGAAGATCGCTACCACAGTGCATGCCCACGCCCGTGTCATTGCCGACAAACTCACTGCGGCTGGCGTGAACGTCATCACTGACCGTTTCTTCGACACCTTGACCGTTTTGGTCCCCGGTGGCGCCGGAGACATCCTGCTCAAGGCTGTGGCACACGGCATCAACGTCTGGCGGGCCAACGACGACACGATCCTGCTCAGTTGTGATGAAACTACCGACAGCGACACTGTTTCGCGGTTGCTGTCTGCGTTCGGGGTCAAGATCAGCGCCGAAGAAGTCGACGAGCTCGTCTCAGGACTGCTGCCTGAGGGGAAAGAACTGACCGCTGCATTGAGTCAGGAATGGGGTCAGGCTTTTGCCCGTACCTCGGCTTTCCTGACAGCGGAGGCCTTCAATACTGTCCACTCGGAGTCTCAGATGCTGCGCTATCAGCGCAAACTTTCCGACAAGGACTATGCACTGGACCGCGGCATGATCCCGCTGGGTTCGTGCACGATGAAGCTTAATGCGGCCACGGAAATGGAAGCCGTCACCTGGCCCGAATTCGCTAACCTGCACCCGTTCGCCCCTGCGGACCAGACGCAAGGTATCCGTGAAATCATCACCGACCTGCAGCGCTGGCTGGTAGAAATCACTGGATACGACGCATTCACCCTCCAGCCGAACTCTGGTGCTGCCGGGGAGCTAGCTGCCCTTACTGCCATCCGTGACTACCACACCTCTCGCGGTGAAGGTGAGCGCGATATCTGCCTCATTCCCTCCAGTGCACATGGCACCAACGCTGCGAGCGCGGGTATGGCCGGATTCAAGGTGGTTGTGGTCAAGAGCACCGAGGGCGGTGAGATCGACCTTGAGGATTTGCGGTCCAAGCTGGATAAGCATGCGGGCAAGGTCGCGGCGATCATGATTACGTACCCCTCGACGCATGGTGTCTACGAGGACACGGTGACGACGCTGACGGAGTTGGTGCACGCCGAGGGTGGGCAGGTCTACATCGATGGGGCGAACATGAACGCTCTTGTCGGTGTAGCTAAGCCTGGCCAGTTCGGTGGAGATGCGAGCCACTTGAACTTGCACAAGACGTTCGCGATTCCGCACGGTGGCGGCGGTCCTGGCGTTGGCCCGGTGGGCGTGAAGTCGCATCTGGCGCCGTTCTTGCCTAACCACCCGTTGGATCCGAGCGCAGGTCCGCAGACGGGTTCTGGCCCGTGTGCTTCGGCGCCTTTTGGTTCAGCTGGTGTGCTGCCGATTACGTGGGCTTACATTCGCCTCATGGGTGGCCGGGGGTTGAAGCAGTCCACCTACAGTGCAGTGCTCAACGCTAACTACATTGCGGCGCGGCTGCGGGATTCATACCCAGTGTTGTACAGCAATGACGGGATCGTGGCTCACGAGTGCATTCTCGACCTGCGCAAGCTCACGCATGACAGTGGAGTGACGGTCGACGATGTGGCCAAGCGTCTTATCGACTATGGCTTCCACGCTCCGACGATGTCGTTCCCGGTGGCGGGAACACTGATGGTGGAGCCGACTGAGTCCGAGGACAAGGAAGAGCTCGACCGTTTCTGTGACGCGATGATTGCTATTCGTGCAGAGATTCAGCAGGTTCAAGATGGTGAGGTTGCTGTGCAGGAGAGCGTGCTGCGTAACGCTCCGCACACGGCGGCCAGTATCGCGGGGGAGTGGAACCACCCGTATAGCCGTGAGATGGCTGTGTTCCCGGGCAATGTGGATCCGGCTTCGAAGTATTGGCCTCCGGTGCGTCGTATTGATGGCGCGTTCGGTGACCGGAACTTGGTGTGCACGTGCCCGCCGATGGAGTCTTACGAGGACTGA
- a CDS encoding glutamate--cysteine ligase yields MTGVELELDLIDANGQAVFDNLAVIDASEGIDVVPELARFNVEVNAEPRLLDGDALHRLRAELRASMGEVNRAAATIGASVLPIGLLPTLTTEELAGEWMTESSRFQALNDAIIRARGEDVVLDITGPSRERLHMGWPTVAPEGACTSFQLHTQVTPRDFARAWNSAQAIAGAQVAIGANSPYFFGTEIWQEGRVPVFTQAVDTRPAELVNQGVHPRVHFGDNWITSIFDLLEANVRYFPPLLPEMSDEDPEAVLAAGGVPQLEELMLHNGTIYRWNRPIYDTAGGVPHLRVENRVLPAGPTAADMVANAAFFFGATRFFSRQTRPIWSKLSFTAAETNFLRGARDGFDAQMFWPGVGRVTPDQLVLDVLLPVAEAGLRSLGADQDAIDLYLGVIEGRCLSRTNGAVWQVQAVKAFESRGQSRAEALRSMTLQYQANARTGEPVHTWDIPHSGGVLPPMDSLTDQGAEMPSSGGSSRRREGPVVAHAVPGPVKPE; encoded by the coding sequence ATGACTGGGGTTGAGCTCGAACTGGACCTCATTGACGCCAATGGTCAAGCCGTGTTTGACAACCTCGCTGTCATCGATGCCTCTGAGGGGATCGATGTCGTGCCTGAGCTAGCCCGGTTCAATGTGGAGGTCAATGCCGAGCCCCGCCTGTTAGATGGGGATGCGCTCCACCGGCTCCGGGCCGAGCTGCGGGCCTCCATGGGTGAGGTGAACCGGGCTGCAGCCACGATAGGTGCCAGTGTGCTGCCCATCGGTCTGCTTCCTACGTTAACTACCGAGGAGTTAGCGGGGGAGTGGATGACCGAATCTAGCCGGTTCCAGGCGTTGAATGATGCGATCATCCGCGCCCGAGGCGAAGACGTAGTTTTGGACATCACAGGTCCTTCCCGCGAGCGCCTGCATATGGGGTGGCCCACTGTTGCTCCCGAAGGGGCATGCACGTCGTTTCAGTTGCATACTCAGGTGACGCCGCGTGACTTCGCACGGGCGTGGAACTCAGCGCAGGCGATTGCTGGTGCTCAGGTGGCGATTGGGGCGAATTCGCCGTATTTTTTCGGCACGGAGATCTGGCAAGAGGGTCGGGTTCCTGTTTTCACTCAGGCGGTAGATACACGGCCGGCAGAGTTAGTGAATCAGGGGGTGCATCCGCGGGTGCACTTTGGGGATAACTGGATTACCTCGATCTTTGATCTACTTGAGGCGAATGTGCGTTATTTTCCGCCGTTGCTGCCAGAGATGAGTGATGAGGATCCAGAAGCGGTGTTGGCTGCTGGGGGAGTTCCGCAGTTGGAGGAGTTGATGCTCCACAACGGCACTATTTATCGCTGGAACCGCCCCATTTATGACACTGCTGGGGGAGTTCCGCATTTGCGTGTGGAGAATCGGGTGCTGCCGGCTGGGCCGACTGCTGCTGACATGGTCGCTAATGCTGCGTTTTTCTTCGGGGCTACCCGGTTTTTCTCTCGGCAGACTCGTCCTATTTGGAGCAAGTTGTCTTTCACTGCCGCGGAGACGAATTTTTTGCGCGGTGCGCGGGATGGTTTTGATGCGCAGATGTTTTGGCCAGGTGTTGGGCGGGTAACACCTGATCAGCTTGTTCTTGATGTGCTGCTGCCTGTCGCGGAGGCGGGTCTGCGCAGCTTGGGAGCAGATCAGGATGCTATCGACCTGTACTTAGGGGTGATTGAGGGGCGTTGTTTGTCGCGCACCAATGGGGCGGTGTGGCAGGTGCAAGCAGTGAAGGCTTTTGAGTCTCGTGGACAGTCCCGTGCTGAAGCGTTGCGATCTATGACGTTGCAGTATCAGGCCAATGCGCGCACGGGTGAACCAGTGCATACGTGGGATATCCCTCACAGTGGGGGAGTGTTGCCGCCGATGGATAGCCTGACCGATCAGGGTGCTGAAATGCCCAGTTCCGGTGGGAGCAGCCGGCGCAGGGAAGGTCCGGTTGTCGCGCATGCTGTGCCTGGGCCGGTAAAACCGGAGTGA
- a CDS encoding pyrophosphate--fructose-6-phosphate 1-phosphotransferase, protein MSDTAASVKRVALLTAGGFAPCLSSAVGGLIEKYSKVAPDVEIIAYKHGYQGLLSGDFYTITDQVRQNAHLLHGFGGSPIGNSRVKLTNTADLVKRGLVPEGVDPLDFAAKRLTEDGVDVLHTIGGDDTNTTAADLAAHLASNNYPLTVVGLPKTIDNDIVPVRQSLGADTAAQYGAQFAANVVGEHNANARMLIIHEVMGRNCGWLTGATARKYRDWLDTRQWLPEIGLDRRAWDIHGIYVPEAHIDIEAEANRLKAVMDEVGCVNLFISEGAGVEDIVARMEAEGADVPRDAFGHVRLAEINPGAWFGKQFAALLGAEKVLVQKSGYFARSAAANEYDLNLIASMTDLAVDKALAGVPGVVGHDEEKNDELRAIEFDRIKGHKAFDVTQEWYVEMLDQIGQKH, encoded by the coding sequence ATGTCAGACACCGCTGCGTCCGTGAAACGTGTGGCTCTGCTCACCGCCGGGGGATTTGCTCCCTGCCTGTCGTCCGCTGTCGGTGGCCTCATCGAGAAGTACTCGAAGGTGGCTCCCGATGTTGAGATCATCGCGTACAAGCACGGCTACCAGGGCCTGCTCAGTGGTGACTTCTACACCATCACTGACCAGGTGCGTCAGAACGCACACCTGCTGCACGGTTTCGGTGGTTCCCCGATCGGAAACTCTCGTGTGAAGCTGACCAACACTGCTGACCTCGTCAAGCGTGGGCTGGTCCCTGAGGGTGTGGATCCGCTGGACTTCGCAGCCAAGCGCCTGACTGAAGATGGCGTGGATGTGCTGCACACCATTGGTGGCGACGACACCAACACCACGGCAGCGGACTTGGCTGCTCACCTGGCCTCTAATAACTACCCGCTGACAGTAGTGGGCCTGCCGAAAACAATCGACAACGACATCGTCCCGGTTCGCCAGTCCCTGGGGGCTGACACTGCAGCACAGTACGGCGCTCAGTTCGCTGCCAATGTTGTTGGTGAACACAACGCTAACGCACGCATGCTCATCATTCACGAAGTGATGGGGCGTAACTGTGGCTGGCTAACCGGCGCGACTGCACGCAAATACCGTGATTGGCTCGACACGCGCCAGTGGCTTCCTGAAATTGGTTTGGACCGCCGTGCATGGGACATTCACGGCATCTACGTGCCGGAAGCTCATATCGACATCGAGGCAGAAGCGAACCGCCTTAAAGCCGTTATGGATGAGGTGGGCTGCGTTAACTTGTTCATCTCTGAAGGCGCCGGCGTTGAGGACATCGTGGCCCGTATGGAAGCTGAAGGGGCAGATGTGCCTCGGGACGCATTCGGTCACGTGCGCCTAGCTGAAATCAACCCAGGGGCATGGTTTGGTAAGCAGTTCGCTGCGCTACTGGGTGCAGAAAAGGTCCTCGTTCAAAAGTCAGGTTATTTTGCGCGCTCCGCTGCCGCGAACGAATATGACCTCAACCTCATTGCTTCTATGACCGATCTCGCTGTCGACAAGGCTTTGGCTGGCGTTCCCGGAGTTGTTGGCCATGACGAAGAGAAAAATGACGAATTGCGGGCAATTGAATTTGACCGCATCAAGGGACACAAAGCTTTCGACGTCACTCAGGAGTGGTACGTAGAAATGCTTGACCAAATTGGCCAGAAGCACTGA
- a CDS encoding FG-GAP-like repeat-containing protein, which produces MSTEKTEVALQAPEATAGTGKALTARDKKLAQEQAATAELSPAAKKNPHVLEISPEQKVPAPLTVMGVTWKAGTGTDVVVQYRLRTAAGWGEWKAVEAESGEEKADPNASSTRAGSDPIVVTEATHAQVRTLGPVGQDTVDAKLSLIDPNESPADSTVGTVAPGSAAAAVNRPWINSRAAWGADESLRRNAPSYGVVRGAVIHHTEGTNNYSQSQVPAILRGIYAFHVKDRGWSDIGYNFLVDKWGRIWEGRAGGTNSAVVGAHAYGTNSVTTGVSVMGNHSQAPISNAAVNAVERVIAWKASIHGFNPQGTQTIYGRTYPAIVGHRDVGATECPGDYFYSRLPQIRRDVARMVRNGNGSNGVPGGVSRPPAPAPAPAPKPPVSTPGNQLVGAADVIMRGTSNALFASAYTGNDLAFARKIHSGNFASYGSVVAAGDLNRDGRGDVLGVDHKGRMYLFTGKNDGTLANGRQVGHGWAAMRSLTAGADFTGDRIPDMLATNRSGRLYLYPGKGNGTFHRARPIGSGWHTFKQIMNMGDWSGDGKTDVIGVRNDGRAFLYTGSGTGKFSSKAIPLDGYYGAMRSLTPLVGKAAFVGVDKDGIGFLIKKNGARGTTINITTPNFIGLTVYSG; this is translated from the coding sequence GTGTCTACAGAAAAAACTGAAGTTGCTCTTCAAGCCCCCGAGGCCACCGCGGGTACCGGAAAAGCATTGACCGCCCGCGATAAAAAGCTGGCCCAAGAACAAGCCGCAACGGCAGAGCTATCCCCAGCAGCAAAGAAAAACCCACACGTGCTGGAAATCTCCCCGGAACAGAAAGTTCCCGCACCTCTGACAGTTATGGGTGTGACATGGAAAGCCGGAACCGGCACCGATGTTGTCGTCCAATACCGACTGCGCACCGCAGCAGGGTGGGGCGAGTGGAAAGCTGTTGAAGCAGAATCCGGTGAAGAAAAAGCCGACCCCAATGCTTCATCGACCCGTGCTGGGAGTGACCCCATCGTGGTCACTGAAGCCACCCACGCCCAAGTTCGCACCCTCGGCCCTGTCGGACAAGACACGGTAGACGCCAAACTCAGCCTCATCGACCCCAACGAATCACCGGCCGACTCCACCGTCGGAACTGTGGCTCCTGGCAGCGCAGCAGCCGCAGTGAACCGCCCCTGGATCAACTCCCGTGCCGCCTGGGGGGCTGACGAATCGTTGCGCCGTAATGCACCCAGTTACGGCGTCGTCCGCGGAGCAGTGATACACCACACGGAAGGGACTAACAACTACAGCCAATCCCAGGTACCTGCCATCCTGCGCGGAATCTATGCCTTCCACGTCAAAGACCGTGGCTGGAGCGACATTGGCTACAACTTCCTTGTCGACAAATGGGGACGTATTTGGGAAGGCCGTGCTGGCGGCACCAACAGCGCTGTTGTCGGTGCACACGCATACGGCACTAACAGCGTCACCACCGGCGTCTCCGTGATGGGTAACCACAGCCAAGCGCCCATCTCTAACGCAGCCGTTAACGCCGTTGAGCGAGTTATCGCCTGGAAAGCATCTATCCACGGTTTCAACCCGCAAGGCACCCAAACCATCTACGGGCGCACCTACCCAGCAATCGTTGGACACCGTGACGTCGGCGCCACCGAATGCCCCGGGGACTACTTCTACTCACGGCTACCGCAAATCCGCCGAGATGTTGCCCGAATGGTGCGCAATGGAAACGGCAGCAACGGAGTTCCCGGAGGTGTCTCTCGCCCTCCGGCACCGGCTCCGGCGCCAGCCCCCAAACCGCCGGTGTCAACCCCTGGTAACCAACTTGTAGGCGCAGCTGATGTGATCATGCGCGGCACCTCAAACGCCCTGTTTGCCTCCGCCTACACCGGCAATGACCTGGCCTTCGCCCGCAAGATCCACAGCGGCAACTTCGCCTCCTATGGCAGCGTCGTTGCCGCTGGAGACCTCAACCGCGACGGTCGCGGTGATGTCCTGGGCGTAGACCACAAAGGGCGGATGTACCTGTTCACCGGAAAAAACGACGGCACCTTGGCCAACGGCCGCCAGGTCGGGCACGGGTGGGCCGCAATGCGCTCACTAACCGCCGGAGCCGATTTCACCGGCGATCGCATCCCCGACATGCTCGCCACCAACCGCAGTGGACGGCTCTACCTCTACCCCGGTAAAGGCAACGGCACCTTCCACCGTGCCCGACCAATCGGATCAGGCTGGCACACGTTCAAACAAATCATGAACATGGGTGACTGGAGCGGTGATGGAAAAACAGATGTCATCGGCGTCCGCAACGACGGACGTGCCTTCCTGTACACCGGCAGCGGCACCGGCAAGTTCAGCAGCAAAGCCATCCCACTCGATGGCTACTACGGGGCCATGCGTTCCCTGACCCCCTTGGTCGGCAAGGCAGCTTTCGTGGGAGTAGACAAAGACGGCATCGGTTTCCTCATCAAGAAGAACGGCGCCAGAGGAACCACCATCAACATCACTACCCCCAACTTCATTGGACTAACCGTCTACAGCGGCTAG
- a CDS encoding cation diffusion facilitator family transporter produces MNSSASGPAPHSGTVVDLTKYAWLSIAAALGTMALKILAWWMTGSVGLLSDALESSVNLVAAIIALISLRAAAMPADANHHYGHSKAEYFSAAVEGIMIFVAATAICFTATQRLLDPKPLDNIGPALAISLVAGAINGAVALILIRAGKTHRSLTLTADGRHLMTDVWTSVGVVVGVALVLVTDWEILDPIVALAVGINIIITGWKLIKESIDGLMDVSWPKEENTRLAEIVAALTPAPTAAHALRTRESGQQRFTSMHLLVPGTWTVKRSHDLAEEIEKAIRAEFGEVTISIHIEPSEDPRSYDDYEHEVTIPTEPMP; encoded by the coding sequence ATGAACAGCTCCGCGTCCGGCCCTGCCCCACACTCAGGAACAGTCGTGGATCTGACAAAATACGCATGGTTATCCATCGCCGCCGCGCTGGGAACTATGGCACTCAAAATCTTGGCTTGGTGGATGACCGGCTCAGTCGGTCTGCTCTCCGACGCACTCGAATCGTCCGTCAACCTTGTCGCCGCGATCATTGCGCTCATCAGCTTGCGCGCAGCCGCGATGCCCGCCGACGCCAACCACCACTACGGCCACAGCAAAGCTGAATACTTCTCCGCCGCTGTCGAAGGCATCATGATCTTCGTCGCCGCCACAGCTATCTGCTTCACCGCCACCCAACGCCTACTTGATCCCAAACCCCTGGACAACATCGGCCCCGCCCTAGCTATCTCCCTGGTGGCAGGAGCAATCAACGGTGCCGTGGCTCTCATCCTTATCCGCGCCGGTAAAACTCACCGATCACTCACTCTCACCGCTGACGGCCGCCACCTCATGACCGACGTGTGGACCTCCGTGGGGGTTGTCGTCGGCGTAGCTCTAGTACTTGTCACCGACTGGGAAATCCTTGACCCGATCGTGGCCCTCGCCGTCGGCATCAACATCATCATCACCGGATGGAAACTCATTAAAGAATCCATCGACGGCCTCATGGACGTCTCCTGGCCCAAAGAAGAAAACACCCGTCTAGCCGAAATCGTCGCCGCCCTCACCCCAGCACCCACCGCTGCCCACGCCCTACGCACCCGAGAAAGCGGACAGCAACGCTTCACCTCCATGCACCTACTCGTTCCCGGCACCTGGACTGTGAAACGCTCACACGACCTCGCCGAAGAAATTGAAAAAGCGATCCGCGCCGAGTTCGGTGAAGTGACCATTTCTATCCATATTGAACCCAGCGAAGACCCCCGCTCATACGACGACTACGAACACGAAGTCACCATTCCCACAGAGCCGATGCCCTGA